In Silene latifolia isolate original U9 population chromosome X, ASM4854445v1, whole genome shotgun sequence, the following proteins share a genomic window:
- the LOC141623087 gene encoding uncharacterized protein LOC141623087: MGRAPCCDKANVKKGPWSPEEDAKLKSYIEQNGTGGNWIALPQKIGLKRCGKSCRLRWLNYLRPDIRHGGFTEEEENIICNLYINIGSRWSIIAAQLPGRTDNDIKNYWNTRLKKKLMAKQRKEQQAANRAGGILEQEIKRESNNNNHEMFMVNQTLNQHNQLPYWADPTQLSMPMVHPNNNPDDPLTRLLMKIGGQFYDDPRMMTNYNYHHHQFPTQDPVYMDVSQPGLNSTQWAGTGFEGNDLESSGNFPVEVEAYFNNLLRFDNNGGDQSYSSIGVGNNSTTNTTTTTTANSSGSGTWGDPQVSDLDVYQNGVMQAM, encoded by the exons ATGGGAAGGGCTCCTTGTTGTGACAAAGCTAATGTCAAGAAAGGCCCTTGGTCTCCTGAAGAAGATGCTAAGCTCAAGTCGTATATCGAGCAAAATGGCACCGGTGGTAACTGGATCGCGTTACCACAGAAAATAG GCCTTAAGAGATGTGGGAAAAGTTGTCGTCTCCGATGGCTGAATTACCTCCGACCTGATATCAGGCACGGAGGGTTCactgaagaggaagaaaacatcaTCTGCAACCTGTATATCAATATTGGAAgccg GTGGTCTATAATAGCAGCACAACTACCAGGGCGAACCGACAACGATATTAAGAATTATTGGAACACAAGGCTGAAAAAGAAGTTGATGGCAAAACAAAGGAAGGAGCAACAAGCAGCAAACCGGGCCGGCGGCATACTAGAGCAAGAGATAAAGAGggaaagtaacaataataatcATGAAATGTTTATGGTTAATCAAACTTTGAACCAGCATAACCAGTTACCATATTGGGCCGACCCGACCCAACTATCGATGCCTATGGTCCACCCCAACAATAACCCGGATGATCCGCTTACAAGACTGTTGATGAAAATCGGAGGCCAATTTTACGATGACCCGAGAATGATGACCAACTACAATTACCATCATCATCAGTTTCCTACTCAAGACCCGGTTTACATGGACGTGTCACAACCCGGTTTGAATTCAACACAGTGGGCCGGCACTGGGTTCGAGGGTAATGATCTAGAATCTTCTGGAAACTTCCCAGTGGAAGTGGAAGCCTACTTCAACAATCTACTAAGGTTTGATAATAATGGAGGTGATCAAAGCTATTCGAGTATCGGTGTTGGTAACAACAGTACTactaatactactactactacgacTGCTAATTCTAGCGGAAGTGGGACTTGGGGCGACCCACAAGTGTCGGACTTGGATGTGTACCAAAATGGCGTAATGCAGGCTATGTAG